One Glycine max cultivar Williams 82 chromosome 3, Glycine_max_v4.0, whole genome shotgun sequence DNA window includes the following coding sequences:
- the LOC102667464 gene encoding uncharacterized protein, whose amino-acid sequence MGVSYMGEEEDMVNHMKHMEERDQKEIEQVKKKKKGGARDGELVPLDLEIEATFRRNNAERKRKLLHDRTVASILEEAHFSESSSSNSSTSRESQTAEFEVEVMAEEQPRRVTLEDYSNPYSHLATYIEICNTVKLAGVPEDAIRLSLFSFSLSGGAKRWLHSFKGNSLKTWDEFPDESLSEELERFHSLLRKTPTHGFSEPIQLNIFIDGLRSQSEQLLDAYAGGKIKLKTPGAAMDLIENMAASDHTILHDRVTSCTLFDGAHGSGLYIPTEETSHEVNYMGNQPRQNFNAGGFSGLQHGQPYQQHNQWRTHPGNQFNKDQGGLPNRLQQQGPSLSERTTKLEETLAQFMQVSLTNHKSTESAIKNLEVQVGQLSKQLAEKSSSTFGANTEQNPKEECKAVMTRGRKVAMEEEEKKKKMVEDDKQQLAIESAPEPVQPFCELIEKEEEEEDEQMRETPIILKRHLARFLDIFKKLEITMPFGEALQHMPLYAKFLKDMLTRKNKYIHSNNIIVEGNYSSVIQQILPPKHKDPGSVTIPRSIGEVSIGKTLIDLGANINLMPLSMCWRLGELEIMPTRMTLQLADRSITKPYGVIEDVLVRVKHLIFPADFVVMYIEEDADIPLILGRPFMSTARCVVDMGKKKLEMGFEDQQISFDLFNEERKLLDHNVCL is encoded by the exons ATGGGTGTTTCCTACATGGGTGAAGAGGAGGATATGGTAAATCATATGAAGCATATGGAAGAAAGGGATCAAAAGGAGATTGAGCAagttaagaagaagaaaaaaggtggGGCTCGTGATG GTGAATTGGTTCCATTggatttagaaattgaagccACCTTTAGAAGAAATAAcgcagagagaaaaagaaagctttTGCACGACAGAACAGTAGCATCAATCCTTGAAGAGGCTCACTTTTCTGAGTCATCATCTTCTAATTCATCTACATCCAGGGAATCTCAAACAGCAGAATTTGAAGTCGAAGTCATGGCTGAAGAGCAACCTCGTCGAGTGACCTTGGAAGATTACTCAA ATCCATACTCACACTTGGCAACGTATATTGAGATTTGTAATACTGTCAAGCTTGCTGGTGTACCTGAAGATGCTATAAGGCTTagcctgttttcattttctttatctggGGGGGCCAAGAGATGGCTACATTCATTCAAGGGCAATAGTTTAAAGACCTGGGATGAA tttcccgatgaatctttgagtgaagAATTAGAAAGATTCCATAGCTTGCTGCGGAAAACCCCCACTCATGGTTTTTCAGAGCCTATACAGCTCAACATTTTCATTGATGGGTTACGGTCGCAGTCAGAGCAGTTACTCGATGCTTATGCAGGAGGAAAAATTAAGTTGAAGACACCTGGAGCAGCTATggacttaattgaaaatatggctgccAGTGACCACACAATTTTGCATGATAGA gttacaaGTTGCACACTTTTTGATGGAGCTCATGGGTCAGGCTTGTATATTCCCACTGAAGAAACATCTCATGAAGTTAATTACATGGGAAACCAGCCTAGACAAAATTTTAAtgcaggtggattttctggattgCAACATGGACAACCTTACCAGCAACATAATCAATGGAGAACTCACCCTGGTAAtcagttcaataaagaccagGGTGGACTACCTAACAGGCTACAACAACAAGGGCCGAGCTTATCTGAGAGAACAACAAAGTTGGAAGAAACTCTTGCTCAATTTATGCAGGTTTCATTGACTAATCATAAAAGCACAGAGTCAGCCATAAAAAATCTAGAGGTTCAGGTAGGGCAGTTATCCAAACAACTTGCAGAAAAATCTTCTAGTACTTTTGGAGCCAACACTGAGCAGAATCCAAAAGAAGAATGCAAGGCTGTGATGACCCGAGGAAGGAAGGTAGCcatggaggaggaggagaagaagaaaaaaatggtggAGGATGACAAACAACAACTGGCAATTGAATCAGCACCTGAACCCGTGCAACCCTTTTGTGAACTtatagagaaagaagaagaagaggaggatgAACAGATGAGAGAGACACCAATAATTTTGa AAAGACATCTTGCCAGATTTCTGGATATTTTCAAGAAGCTAGAAATTACcatgccctttggagaagcactGCAGCATATGCCGCTCTATGCTAAATTTCTGAAAGACATGCTAACTAGGAAGAACAAGTACATCCATAGTAACAACATCATTGTGGAAGGAAACTACAGTTCCGTAATTCAACAAATCCTTCCACCAAAACATAAAGATCCAGGCAGCGTCACTATACCTCGTTCTATAGGTGAAGTTTCTATTGGCAAGACTCTTATTGACTTGGGGGCCAATATTAATTTGATGCCGCTTTCCATGTGTTGGAGACttggagagttggagataatgCCTACTAGGATGACTTTGCAGTTAGCAGATCGCTCCATCACCAAACCTTATGGAGTGATTGAGGATGTTCTAGTTCGGGTCAAGCATCTTATCTTTCCTGCTGACTTCGTTGTAATGTACATTGAGGAA
- the LOC102659651 gene encoding uncharacterized protein, translated as MLEMKIKGHIGLEVIFGTICYHVSLYLSIVPSVHRPKKSRAFEKGVCMHTGGSISLQDHVIRLSEELGQSVYVDDVFQQTHLRKDTGQFVNDRSRQTHEEFEARLSQARSDTTSSVGESQLTPLDPTEEQRLRSRCWVATAGPKCKGHLYGTGDLAHAFKCENENFMQHIQGFSSGAKDVAEIN; from the exons ATgcttgaaatgaaaataaaaggtcaTATTGGATTGGAGGTCATATTTGGAACGATCTGTTATCACGTTAGTTTGTACCTGAGTATCGTTCCAAGTGTGCATAGGCCAAAAAAAAGTCGGGCATTTGAAAAGGGTGTATGTATGCACACAGGTGGTTCTATCAGCTTGCAAGATCACGTCATTCGCTTG TCAGAGGAGCTTGGTCAATCTGTATATGTAGATGACGTCTTTCAACAAACTCATTTACGAAAGGATACTGGTCAATTTGTCAATGATAGATCTAGGCAAACACAT GAAGAATTCGAGGCTAGACTATCTCAAGCTAGGTCTGATACTACATCAAGTGTTGGTGAATCACAACTCACTCCTTTAGACCCTACTGAAGAACAAAGACTTAGGAGTCGGTGTTGGGTTGCTACCGCAGGACCAAAGTGTAAGGGACACCTTTATGGTACTGGAGACCTTGCTCATGCTTTCAAATGTGAAAATGAAAACTTCATGCAACATATACAAGGATTTTCCAGTGGTGCTAAAGATGTTGCAGAGATTAACTGA